One Mycolicibacterium fortuitum subsp. fortuitum genomic window carries:
- a CDS encoding YbaB/EbfC family nucleoid-associated protein, with product MTEEMHPQVAAVLRQAQQLQSLMDDQLHKMNTETFTATDEEQTVEVTLNGHHHLTDVYIKDGLLRLGAQTVEQRLNEAIQKATSAATASIEADRERLDAMVAELTADGSQPG from the coding sequence ATGACAGAGGAGATGCATCCGCAGGTGGCTGCGGTCCTGCGCCAAGCGCAGCAACTGCAGTCACTCATGGACGATCAGCTACACAAAATGAACACCGAGACGTTCACGGCCACAGACGAAGAGCAGACCGTAGAGGTCACCCTCAACGGACATCATCACCTGACCGACGTCTACATCAAGGACGGATTGCTGCGGCTGGGCGCCCAAACGGTGGAGCAACGCCTGAACGAAGCCATCCAGAAAGCGACTTCTGCGGCAACTGCCTCCATCGAAGCCGACCGCGAAAGACTGGATGCAATGGTTGCCGAGCTGACAGCAGATGGGTCACAGCCCGGCTAG
- a CDS encoding DUF4333 domain-containing protein, whose product MSVAATAVIAAGLLGACSAHFEAGTTAGVGKEQLAKIVKEKLEAQAKAKADSVVCDDALRAKVGATQRCVLTAGTKKYGVTVTATSVDGDNVKFDVKVDDKAMI is encoded by the coding sequence ATGAGTGTGGCTGCGACCGCGGTGATCGCAGCCGGTCTACTCGGGGCATGTTCGGCCCACTTCGAAGCAGGTACGACTGCGGGCGTCGGCAAGGAGCAGTTGGCCAAGATCGTCAAGGAGAAGCTGGAGGCGCAAGCGAAGGCGAAAGCGGACTCTGTGGTCTGCGATGACGCCCTGCGCGCCAAGGTGGGTGCCACGCAGCGGTGTGTGCTCACCGCTGGAACTAAAAAGTACGGGGTGACGGTCACCGCTACCTCGGTTGATGGCGACAACGTCAAGTTCGACGTCAAGGTCGATGACAAGGCGATGATCTGA
- a CDS encoding PPE domain-containing protein, whose protein sequence is MSGSEVRVVTSELRSTAQTVETPLGEGPGPVNPPDGLAITAAAIKRLEASAARMGLTLRAGQVEGEILAWSLRESAAAYDKADEAQKATLDTQMNGGAAPANEGAAPVASSQRPTPFTIPHTDYPLDSATAAYPEEADADIGNGWMAAAATIHDGDTQALSVKYMRDQWKAHKGTVQAHSEKFATPPAGWEGSAADACTGSMTSLQRWWFYMGDECFRLGEQVEKLADAHDTLVAAHPTMEDVEYYKTFPWSTLPAPARALWYSIKQQDSEAALLEYANAIKLLEIQPKGPPAVDPQPVDRIEIEKMVGSPLQEKRGPGGAKSEDQDEPTAGPQVSPVSTQSPNSGGQEQGPAQSGSAPSGGQGGSQGGGSPGGGSPTGMSGMPMSTPAGDLPELGEPNLKPASAGGAGGGMGGGGGGTPSMPLSPAVGADSVAASPSGARGGAPAPAPAAGGGMGGMGGGMGGMGGGHGQGQGKEKRRDPKLAEDEDLYIEDRAYTEGIIGRRARKDTKG, encoded by the coding sequence ATGAGTGGGTCTGAGGTGCGCGTCGTAACCTCTGAACTGAGGAGCACCGCCCAAACGGTCGAGACTCCACTCGGTGAAGGGCCGGGCCCGGTGAACCCCCCGGACGGGCTTGCCATAACGGCCGCCGCCATCAAGCGACTGGAGGCGTCTGCAGCGAGAATGGGTCTGACCCTGCGAGCAGGGCAGGTCGAGGGAGAGATTCTGGCCTGGAGCCTGCGCGAGTCGGCTGCTGCCTACGACAAGGCGGACGAGGCCCAGAAGGCGACACTCGACACGCAGATGAATGGCGGCGCGGCACCGGCGAATGAGGGCGCCGCACCGGTGGCAAGTTCACAGAGACCCACACCATTCACCATTCCCCACACCGACTACCCGCTGGACTCGGCAACCGCCGCCTACCCGGAGGAAGCAGACGCCGATATCGGCAACGGCTGGATGGCGGCCGCCGCAACTATTCACGACGGAGACACCCAAGCGCTGTCGGTGAAGTACATGCGCGACCAGTGGAAAGCGCACAAGGGCACGGTCCAGGCGCACTCGGAGAAGTTCGCGACCCCTCCCGCCGGCTGGGAGGGCAGTGCCGCCGACGCGTGCACAGGTTCCATGACCAGCTTGCAACGCTGGTGGTTTTACATGGGCGATGAGTGTTTCCGGTTGGGCGAGCAAGTCGAAAAGTTGGCCGACGCCCACGACACACTGGTCGCGGCCCATCCCACCATGGAGGACGTCGAGTACTACAAGACGTTTCCTTGGAGCACGCTTCCCGCCCCGGCAAGGGCCCTGTGGTACTCCATAAAGCAACAGGACTCAGAAGCCGCATTGCTCGAGTACGCGAATGCCATAAAGCTTTTGGAGATACAGCCGAAGGGGCCGCCGGCAGTCGACCCCCAGCCGGTGGACAGGATCGAAATCGAAAAGATGGTCGGGAGCCCGTTGCAGGAAAAGCGCGGGCCCGGCGGCGCGAAGTCCGAGGACCAAGACGAACCAACGGCAGGTCCGCAGGTATCCCCGGTTTCGACCCAGTCGCCGAATTCCGGTGGCCAGGAGCAGGGTCCGGCGCAATCCGGCAGCGCCCCGTCCGGCGGGCAAGGCGGCAGCCAGGGTGGAGGTTCGCCCGGTGGTGGCAGTCCCACAGGAATGTCGGGTATGCCGATGAGCACTCCCGCAGGAGATCTGCCCGAGCTCGGGGAACCCAACCTCAAACCGGCCAGTGCCGGTGGCGCCGGTGGCGGCATGGGCGGCGGTGGCGGCGGGACGCCGTCGATGCCGCTGAGTCCTGCCGTCGGTGCAGATTCGGTGGCGGCGTCGCCGTCAGGTGCGCGCGGTGGTGCTCCGGCACCCGCTCCGGCAGCCGGCGGCGGTATGGGTGGTATGGGTGGCGGTATGGGTGGCATGGGCGGTGGTCACGGCCAGGGACAAGGCAAGGAGAAGCGCCGCGATCCCAAACTCGCCGAGGACGAGGATCTCTACATCGAAGACCGCGCCTACACCGAAGGCATCATCGGCCGTCGTGCGCGCAAGGATACGAAGGGGTAG